A window of Streptomyces profundus genomic DNA:
TGGCCCCGTACGAGCTGGCCGACCTGCTCGACGGCGACATCCCGCTCTTCACCCTGACGCCGGGGTCGACGACCGTCCATGACTCCAGGGGGCGGGCCGCCACGGGGCTGCTGCCGGTCACCGGGCTCGACGCGGTCCGCGCCAAGTGGCGCCGGATGGGGGAGAAGGACCTGCGCCACCAGGAGTGGCTGCTGAACTGCTCCCTGGCGACTCTGCCGAGTCGGGCGACCCCGTCGACCTCGGTCGCCCAGCGGCCGGCCCCCGCGCACCACCACGCCTCCGCCCCCGTCGCCTTCGCCGGCCCCGAACCGCCGGCGGACGCGGGACCCGAGCTGGCCCTGGCGCTGGCCACCGGCGTCGGGGACCAACTGCTGGAGCTGGCCGACGCCGGCGACGGACGCGTCAACTGGCTCGGCCTCCACCTGCTGGGCGAGAGCTGGCTCCTCCACCCGCAGGGCGCCGCCCTCGCCGACGGCTACCCCGGCACCGCCCTGTTCCTCGCCGAGCTGGGCCGCGCCACCGGCGGGGGCCGCTATCTGGAGGCGGCGGCCCAGGCCGTGACGGGGCCGCTGCCGGCGACGCTGCGGCTGCTGGCCGCCCATCCCGAGCTCGCCGCAGACGTCGGCCCCGGGGGCTTCCTCGGCGTGGGCGGCCTCGTCCACGCCACCGCCCGGCTGGCCGAGCTGCTGGACAGCGCCGAGTTGACGGCCGCGCTGCCCGAGGCGCTCACCGCGCTCGCCGCCGCCGGCACGGCCTGCGACCGCGCCGATGTCGCCGAAGGGCTCGCCGGCGCCGCGCTCGCCGCCGAAGCGGTGCACGTTTCGACCGGCCTCGCCGAGGCGGCCGAGCTGCGCGGCGCGCTGACCGCGCGCTGCGCCCGGCTCGCCCCGCCCGCCGCGGCGGGCTTCCTGTGGGGACGCGCCGGCGTCGCCCTGGCCCTGGGGCGGGGCCACGACATGCCGCCCGCCCCCGACGATCCCAGCTGGTGCTCCGGGCTCGCCGGCCTCGCCGTCGTCGACCGGGCCGCCCACCGTGCCCACCTCGGGTACCTCGATCGGCTCGCCGACCGCGCGCCGCTCGCCGACCACTCGCTGTGCCACGGCGAACTCGGCGTCCTCGAACCGCTCGTGGAGTGGCACGAGGGAGAGGGGCCGCCGGCGCATCCGGCGGTCGCCCGGCTGCTGCGCCAGGTCGAGCGGGGAGGACCCCGCTGCGGCACCCCGGGACACGTCCCCACCCCCGGGCTGCTGACCGGTCTCGCCGGAGTGGGCCACGGACTGCTGCGGCTGGCCCTCGGCCGCCGCGTGCCCTCCGTGCTGCTGCTGCGGCCCGGCGAGCGCACCCCTGATGACCACCGGTGGACCACCGGAGCACCAGACCATCGCCAAGCACCCGAGAAGGCCCCCGAAAAAGGAGCGTGAAGAGCGTGGCAGGCGAGCAGACGAACGAGCCGGTCGACGACCGATCAAAAGCGGAGGACCAGGAACGTACCCCGGAGCGAGGCCAGGCCAGAAAGGCGAGACTGCGGTTGGCGATCCTCACCGGAGCCACCGTCGGAGCGGTGGTCGTCGCCACCCTCAACGCCGAGCCCGGCACCACATCGGTCAGCATCAACATGAACATCGGCTGACCTACGAACGCGCGGGCCGGGCCACCCCCGGGGCCCGGCCCGCGCCTCTCCGTGCCCCTCCTACCTCGGGGCCGACATGAAGTCGGCCGCGAAGTCGCAGAGCCGGTCCCGGTCCCGGGTGCCGGTCTTGCTCAACAGGCTCGCCACGTGCTTCTCCACCGTGCGGACCGACAGATGCAGCCGGGCGCCCAGCGCCTTGTTGCCCAACCGGTCGACCAGCAGCCGGAACACGTCGTACTCGCGAGTGGTGAGCCCCATCGCGCGCAACGCGTCGGGGATGCCGTCGGTGCCGGCGCGGCGCTGGCGCACCACCACCCCCACGCCGCGCAGCTGGGACCGGCAGGCGCCGGCCACCGCGATCACCCCGGCCCGGTGGAAGTACTCCTCCGCCTCGGCCAGCCAACGCCTCGGCTCGCCCCAGCCGTCGGTGAGCGCCGCCTCGGCGACCAGCCGCAGTCCCAGATACCTGGCCGTGGGGAACGGCTCCGCGCTCGCCTGCGCGGCCCGCAGCGCGGCCTCGGCCCGCTCGGGGCACCCCTCCCGGCCGGCGAGCACCGCCTCGGCGAGACCGCCGAACTGCCGGTTCCAGCGCAGCCGTCCGGCCTGCCCGGCCCCCAGCCGCTCGCACTCGGCGCGCCCGGCCCGGCCGTCCAGCACCTCAAGCAGCAGCACCAGGCCGTGCGGCCCGGTCAGATGGAAGAAGCTCCCCTCGTCGGCCCTGGCCATCGCCGCCAGCGAGGCCGCCACCTCCCGCGCCTGGTCCCTGTCCTCCTCCAGCAGCGCGCAGAACAGCTCGCCCAGCCCGCGGGCCAGCGGCGCCTCCATGGACTCGGCGCCGCCGTGCGCCCTGAACTCCGCCAACGTCGCCCGCAGCCCCGGCCGGTTGCCCTGGTGCGCGGCGACCACGGCGCGCACCATCAGCAGATACCGCGTCACCGATGGCAGCCGCAGCCGCCGTGTCTCGTCGAGCGACCCGGCCACCAGCGCCTCCGCCCGGGCGAAGTCGGAACGCAGCGCCGCGTCCAGGGCCAGCAGCTGACCCGCGTAGTGCGCCAGGCTGACGCAGCCGGTGCGCAGCGCCTCGTGCCAGGCGTAGGTGAGCGAGTCCGTCGCGCCCTCGGCCAGCCACGCGTTGCTGCCGAGCCCGAACAGCCCGTGCGCGCGCCACCCCATCAGATCGTGCTCCGAGGCGATCCGCAGCGTCTGACGGAAGCTCCGGTCCGACTCGGCCAGCGACCGCCCCCGGCTGGCGGCGCCCACCGCGTACCACGCCTGGCAGGCCAACGCCGGATCCGCCAACTGCCGTGCGCCCTCGATGGCGCGCCGCGCCAGCCGCTCGCTGCGCTCGATCCGGTCGGGAGCGGTGTCGGACACCGTCAGATACGCCTCCACCGCGTCCAGCCCAGCGGTGTCCCGCTCGGTCGCCGCCGCCGGCAGCAGCGCCCTGGCCGCAGCCACCTGCGCCAGGCCCTCCTGCCAGCGCCCGGCGACCTCGGCGGCCCAGGCGAGCCGCACATGCAGCCCCACCCGGCGGAACACGTCGGCGCCCTCGGCCGGCTCCGCGTCCAGATCGGCGCGCCGCAGCCGGTCGGCCACCTCGACGGCGCGGTCGAACTGCCCGTCGTCGGCCAGCGCCAGCAGCAGCGTCTCCAGCAGCTCCCGGTGCACCCCGCCGCGCACCGGCGCGAACGGGGCGTCCCCGAGCATCAGCTGCGCCTCGTCGATCACGGTGATGGCGCTGCCCGGGCCGCTGCGGGCCAACAGCCGGCGCGCCACCTCCAGATAGTGCGCGGCGGCCGTCGGCCGGTCGCCCGCGTGCCGGCGAAGCCGCGCCGCCAGCAGGCACCAGGTGCCGGGCAGCCCCGGATACAGCCGGTCCACCGCGTCCGCCGCGCGGGTCGAGAGGTCGGCCCGGTCAGCGGGGCTCAGCAGCGACAGCAGCGCCTCCTCGGCGAGCGGATGGGCGAACGCGTACCAGTCGGGGCCGCGCTCCTCGTCCGGCTGGAGCAGCCCCTCGGCCAGCGCCGCGCGCACCCGCTCCCGCAGCAGGGCCTCGTCGAGGCCCGCGCAGTGCCGCAGCACCGACAGCGGGAACGAGCGGCCGAGGACGGCGGCCACGGAGAGCGCCCGCACCCCGCCGGGGCCGAGCCGCGCCGCCCGCTCCTCGACGACCCGCACCAGCGTGACCGGCACCCCAGGCCGCTCGGTGCTGACCAGCTCCCAGCCGGTGTCGTCCGCCGTCCTGGCGAGCCGGCCGGCGGCGAGCATGCCGCGGACCAACTCCTCGGCCACGAACGGCACTCCGTGCGAGTCGCCGTAGACCTCGGCCGACACCTGGCGGGGCAGCGCCGCCGGGGCGCTGCCCAGGCAGGACGCCGTGAACGTGTGCACCTCGGCGGGGCTGAGCCGGCCGAGCGGCAGCAGGCTGCCCTCCCGGCGCTGGGCGACGGCGGTCGCCAACTCGTAGGCGGCGGACGGCGCCGAACGCACCGTGGCGACCACGGCGACCGGCTGCGCCGAGAGGTTGGCCGCGAGGTACTCGGTCACGGCGAGGGTCTCCGGGTCCGCGTCGTGCAGATCGTCGATCACCAGCAGACAGCCGTGGCGGCGCCCGCGCGCCGCCGCGAGCCGCAGCACGGCCTCGGCCAGCACCACGGGCGACTCGTCGCAGTCGGCGCCCGTCGACCACTCGGGCACAAGGCGCCCCAGCACCGGCAGATAGGGGCCGAGCACCTCGGCCGGCGGCTCCTCGCCCGCCCTGGTGAGCGAGAGCAACGCCTCGGTGAGCGGCCGGAACGGGACCGCGGGGCCGATGGTGGTACACCGCCCCCGCAGCACCGTCATGCCCTCGTTCTTGGCCTCGTCGAGGGCCTGGGCCGTCAGCCGGGTCTTGCCGATGCCCGGCTCGCCCGCGACGAAGACGATGCCGCCGCGTCCCTCGCGCGCCTCCCGCAGCACCCTCGACAGAGCGGCCAACTCGCCGTCTCGTCCCACTAGTTCGACCGTGCGTAGTCGGAAGGGGCTAGCCATGCTCCTGCGGTACTCCCTCATGCCGTCCTGTGCTCGGGATCTCCCCGGCGCGTCCACGGGACCGCCACGTGGCCCCCTCCGCCAGCCTCATTTCCCCATCCTGCGGTAGCTACCCAGACTTGGGCCCTCTTCCTCGGCCGTCGGTCGCCCATTCTTCTCTTCTTCTTCGCCTTCTCTCCCCACCCGGCGGCCACCGGGGGCGATTCCCCGCCGCTCAACCGATGTTCGCGCCGATGACCAACTCCACCCCTTCCGGCGCCGGCCGGAACTCCTAAGGCATCGGATCCCTGCGTTCGGTCGGGGCGGCTGCGGGCACCACTCTGCCGGGCGCGGGCCCCCTACCGCGCGCCGGTCACCCCCGGTCGGGGGGCTCCGTGACCGTGCCGAGCGCGTCGACGAACGAGGTGATCAGCCGGGCGAACGTGACGCGGTCCTCGTCGGACCAGCCCGCCGTCGCGCGGCCGAACGTCTCCTGGCGGAAGCGGTGCACCCGCTCCAGCCTGGCCCTGGCCAGGGCGGTGAGCGCCACCGGGGCGCGCCGGCCGTCGCTCTGGTCGGCCAGCCGCACCAGCAGCCCGTCGTCGACCGCGCGCGTCACCAGGCGGCTCGCCCTCGGCTGGTCGACGCCGAGCGCGGCGGCCACCTCGCCCACCGTGCTCGGCCGCCCGACGCCCTCCACCGCGTCCAGCACGCCGAAGGTCGTCGGATCGACCGCGTCCGGGCCGAGGCCCTGGTCGAGCCGGCCGAGCGCGCGGCGCGTCTGGCTCCGCCGGACGGCGATCATGGCGCGCTCGATCGCGACCAACGCCCGTTCCTGTTCCGCGTCCTGATCCGCGTCCTGATCCGGTTCCATGCGTGTTAGCGTACAAGTGCATGTAAAAAGACATGCGTGCACGGTATCGAGAACCGGGGAACGGGGACCATGACGGACGATCCTCCCGCCGACGCCCGGCGTCCGTTGGGCTACTGGCTCAAGCACATCGACTGGCGCGTCGAGGAGCGCTTCGGCCGACTGCTCGCCGAGGAGGGCCTCGGCCGGCGGCACTGGCAGGTGTGCACCACCCTCGCCCGAGGTCCGATCGGCGCCGAGGGGCTGGACCACGCGCTCGCGCCCTTCCTCTCCGCCCGGGAGCCCACCGTCCGCCCCTACGTCGACCAACTCGTCGGGCGGGGCTGGGCGATGCCGTCGGCCGGCGGCGCCTTCACGCTCACCGAGGAGGGCCGGGCCCGGCACGCCGCGGTCGCCGAGCGGGTCGACGTCTTCCGGGCCCGCGTGGTGGCCGGCCTGTCGCCGGCCGAGTACGCCACGTTGCTCGGCCTGCTGGAGCGGGTCGCCGACAACCTCGATGACCACTTCGAGGACACCTGACGGGTGGCCGGTGGCGTCCCCGGAGGTACGGTCGTCGGGTGGAGTCCGGTGAGTCAGTCGCGTGTCCCCTGCATGGCGCGGGGGTCGGTCCGCACCGTCTCGCGGGGCGGCGGTTGGCGGGCGTGGTCGTGTCCCGGCACCACGGGGACGCCGAGGTGTCGGGGCCGCTGGACGTGTGGCTGATCGACGCCGAGGGCGACGCCACTCAGGTCACCGTTGGCTCCGACTGGTGCCTGATCGTCGCGGACACGGCCCCGCACGCGGGCCGTGACCTGGGGGAGTGGGGCCGCGTCGAGGTGGCCCCCGCCGACGGCGAGACGCCCTTCGCCGCGCACCTCGGCGAGACGGTGCTGGCGGTCCACGAGGTGTCCGAGCCGGGGAGCGGGCGCCGCCGGGTGGACCTCACCTTCGAGTCGGGCGACGTCCGCTGCGAGGTCCACGCCGGGGAGCTGCGGCTCTCAGCCCACTGAGGTGCCGCCGTCCCCGCCCTCGCCCGTCCGCTCCGGTGCACGAGCCCGTCACCCGTAGGGGTGGATCTCGCCGGTTGTGCGGCCAACTCCCGGTGCCCGTCCGCACGATGAGGGGCGCGGCGACCCGGCGGACGAGCCGTCGTCGCGCGCCGTACCGCGCCCGCACGACGAGAGGACGCCGCCTTGCCGCGACCGCCCACCCGACAGCGCCCTCGGAGGGCCACCGTGCCGGTGGCCGAACGGGTCGCGGCGCGCCTGCTCGGCGCGTTGGCGCCACGGCTGCCGGCCGGCGCGCTCGCCGCCGTGACGAGCGGCACCGACTGGGCGGGCCCGGTCGCCCTTCCGCTGCCGGACGAACGGTC
This region includes:
- a CDS encoding AAA family ATPase, whose translation is MASPFRLRTVELVGRDGELAALSRVLREAREGRGGIVFVAGEPGIGKTRLTAQALDEAKNEGMTVLRGRCTTIGPAVPFRPLTEALLSLTRAGEEPPAEVLGPYLPVLGRLVPEWSTGADCDESPVVLAEAVLRLAAARGRRHGCLLVIDDLHDADPETLAVTEYLAANLSAQPVAVVATVRSAPSAAYELATAVAQRREGSLLPLGRLSPAEVHTFTASCLGSAPAALPRQVSAEVYGDSHGVPFVAEELVRGMLAAGRLARTADDTGWELVSTERPGVPVTLVRVVEERAARLGPGGVRALSVAAVLGRSFPLSVLRHCAGLDEALLRERVRAALAEGLLQPDEERGPDWYAFAHPLAEEALLSLLSPADRADLSTRAADAVDRLYPGLPGTWCLLAARLRRHAGDRPTAAAHYLEVARRLLARSGPGSAITVIDEAQLMLGDAPFAPVRGGVHRELLETLLLALADDGQFDRAVEVADRLRRADLDAEPAEGADVFRRVGLHVRLAWAAEVAGRWQEGLAQVAAARALLPAAATERDTAGLDAVEAYLTVSDTAPDRIERSERLARRAIEGARQLADPALACQAWYAVGAASRGRSLAESDRSFRQTLRIASEHDLMGWRAHGLFGLGSNAWLAEGATDSLTYAWHEALRTGCVSLAHYAGQLLALDAALRSDFARAEALVAGSLDETRRLRLPSVTRYLLMVRAVVAAHQGNRPGLRATLAEFRAHGGAESMEAPLARGLGELFCALLEEDRDQAREVAASLAAMARADEGSFFHLTGPHGLVLLLEVLDGRAGRAECERLGAGQAGRLRWNRQFGGLAEAVLAGREGCPERAEAALRAAQASAEPFPTARYLGLRLVAEAALTDGWGEPRRWLAEAEEYFHRAGVIAVAGACRSQLRGVGVVVRQRRAGTDGIPDALRAMGLTTREYDVFRLLVDRLGNKALGARLHLSVRTVEKHVASLLSKTGTRDRDRLCDFAADFMSAPR
- a CDS encoding MarR family winged helix-turn-helix transcriptional regulator — translated: MTDDPPADARRPLGYWLKHIDWRVEERFGRLLAEEGLGRRHWQVCTTLARGPIGAEGLDHALAPFLSAREPTVRPYVDQLVGRGWAMPSAGGAFTLTEEGRARHAAVAERVDVFRARVVAGLSPAEYATLLGLLERVADNLDDHFEDT
- a CDS encoding MarR family winged helix-turn-helix transcriptional regulator — encoded protein: MEPDQDADQDAEQERALVAIERAMIAVRRSQTRRALGRLDQGLGPDAVDPTTFGVLDAVEGVGRPSTVGEVAAALGVDQPRASRLVTRAVDDGLLVRLADQSDGRRAPVALTALARARLERVHRFRQETFGRATAGWSDEDRVTFARLITSFVDALGTVTEPPDRG